A stretch of Clostridium formicaceticum DNA encodes these proteins:
- a CDS encoding MFS transporter has product MEKSKGKTGIIFLILSFCAGMAYFTPLLKFTFYDQMMSALSLDDIQINMLSSVYALVNTLVYPVSGVLGDKFSAKKLIAISMFGLAVFTVFYALTTDYVTLIIIHAFFGIFAVGTFWAAYIKSIRNLGPEKDQGKLFGMSEGTRGIGQAVVGFIAVWIIGMCTGISQGFKAMLLFTAVVYALLGILVLFFVPDTKAEVKEKAAGKKENSFITAFKIPGTWIAILLLMSGFSLWLLANTYLTTYSVRVLGISQQTASTLGIIRSYIIVLAAGFVGGWLMDKFTYRGKVFFVVFGLCIMTIAGIMGTSQLVTLSIALTIVLTLITNIIKSTYWSILGQAGIPPEMTAMCTGVISFVAFIPEAIITVICGSWLKSAEAAGNIGSGFTKIFTFMVMWAVLGLIAGILLTRRTKKLKTADMLEEKNECTEIS; this is encoded by the coding sequence ATGGAAAAGAGTAAAGGGAAAACCGGTATTATATTTTTGATTTTAAGCTTTTGCGCTGGTATGGCGTACTTTACACCGCTTTTAAAATTTACTTTTTATGATCAAATGATGTCGGCTTTAAGTCTTGATGATATTCAGATCAATATGTTGTCATCTGTATATGCTCTGGTGAACACACTTGTATATCCGGTGTCTGGTGTGCTTGGCGACAAGTTCTCTGCTAAAAAACTGATTGCCATTTCCATGTTTGGCCTGGCGGTGTTTACCGTTTTCTACGCTTTAACAACTGACTATGTAACACTGATCATCATCCACGCATTCTTTGGTATTTTTGCTGTCGGTACCTTCTGGGCAGCTTATATTAAATCAATCCGAAATCTTGGTCCTGAAAAGGATCAGGGCAAGCTGTTTGGTATGAGTGAAGGAACAAGAGGAATTGGCCAGGCAGTGGTTGGTTTTATCGCTGTCTGGATTATCGGTATGTGCACTGGCATTTCTCAGGGCTTCAAGGCTATGCTGCTTTTTACTGCAGTTGTTTATGCCCTACTGGGGATTTTAGTATTGTTTTTTGTCCCGGATACAAAAGCAGAAGTAAAAGAAAAAGCGGCTGGAAAGAAAGAAAATTCCTTTATTACGGCTTTTAAAATACCTGGAACCTGGATTGCAATACTCCTGCTGATGAGCGGATTTTCCCTCTGGCTGCTGGCGAACACCTATTTAACCACCTACTCTGTTCGTGTTCTGGGTATTTCACAGCAAACAGCAAGCACGCTTGGAATTATAAGAAGCTATATTATTGTATTGGCTGCCGGGTTTGTGGGTGGTTGGTTAATGGACAAATTTACCTATAGAGGAAAAGTCTTTTTCGTAGTCTTTGGTCTTTGTATTATGACCATTGCTGGGATCATGGGGACCAGCCAGCTGGTGACATTATCGATTGCACTGACCATTGTGCTGACGCTGATTACCAATATTATCAAGTCTACCTATTGGTCAATTTTAGGACAGGCCGGCATTCCGCCGGAAATGACCGCCATGTGTACGGGAGTTATTTCCTTCGTGGCCTTCATTCCGGAAGCGATCATCACCGTTATCTGTGGTTCTTGGCTAAAATCAGCTGAAGCGGCCGGCAACATTGGCTCTGGATTTACAAAGATCTTTACCTTCATGGTCATGTGGGCCGTTCTGGGGCTTATTGCCGGTATTTTATTAACAAGACGTACCAAAAAATTAAAAACAGCCGATATGCTTGAAGAAAAAAATGAATGTACAGAAATATCCTAA
- a CDS encoding sigma 54-interacting transcriptional regulator yields MVHSFSSFTLYPRYLFFNCFHHSAEYGSIGIPITCCFIEAKTGASSRGKKGLLESADKGTVFLDEIGDLPLNLQVKLLHAIENKAFLPVGGTTPIHVDVRIISATNKDLKTAMAEKTFREDLYWRIGSFISYIPPLKERKEDIIPLSLHFLKKQNLKYGTNKVFYPLTLLALVNYDWPGNVRELKNVIERMYVLTTGSIIYESKVPEEIRMHVPKTDEKFYYSYDQLLDQVQNYIIQDSYSRKKTSIAVAKELGISQSKASRLIRKYCDKED; encoded by the coding sequence TTGGTACATTCTTTCTCCTCCTTTACCCTCTATCCTCGTTACTTATTCTTTAACTGTTTCCATCATTCTGCAGAATACGGAAGTATCGGTATTCCGATTACTTGCTGTTTTATTGAAGCAAAAACTGGAGCAAGCAGCCGCGGAAAAAAGGGATTGCTTGAATCAGCAGACAAGGGAACTGTTTTTTTAGATGAAATTGGTGATTTGCCATTAAATCTTCAGGTTAAATTACTGCATGCCATCGAAAATAAAGCCTTTCTTCCTGTAGGCGGGACTACACCCATTCATGTGGATGTCAGGATCATTTCCGCAACAAACAAAGATTTGAAAACCGCTATGGCTGAAAAAACATTTAGAGAAGACCTTTACTGGCGTATCGGATCCTTTATTAGCTATATTCCGCCGCTCAAGGAACGCAAGGAGGATATTATCCCGCTTTCGCTGCATTTTTTGAAAAAACAGAATTTAAAATATGGTACGAATAAAGTGTTTTATCCTTTAACGCTCTTGGCCCTTGTAAACTATGACTGGCCTGGAAACGTCCGCGAGTTGAAAAACGTTATTGAACGCATGTATGTTTTAACCACCGGTTCAATTATCTATGAGAGCAAGGTTCCAGAAGAAATAAGGATGCACGTTCCAAAAACAGACGAAAAATTCTACTATTCGTATGATCAATTGTTAGATCAAGTACAGAATTATATTATACAGGATAGCTACAGCCGTAAAAAAACATCGATTGCCGTTGCCAAAGAGCTCGGTATCTCTCAGTCAAAGGCTAGCCGGTTAATTAGAAAATACTGTGATAAAGAAGATTAG
- a CDS encoding trimethylamine methyltransferase family protein — MYQNRNLFEKYVTKDEIELMHEYTLKVLSEVGVIIESDIAVETFKKHGARVEGQKIFIDEDLLKKALSTAPKEFDIYSPSGKITLGESAPTICAGPVAPTTIQDFAKKIYRPANLKDVEEYYILQETSAVINMPTHACQNTDDLDKSGDDFHTPQVAMGLKYCQKPIYQGNTITPINYKKGSLVEANRKLIKLHQEFYDIWDKPVTMSNCCVLSPLAIGGEVVDTIIAAAEENQPVVIIACSMTNLTSPPSLAGAIVQDNANILAGIALAQLIKPRVGTVYGSVTSPTDMRTVQLATGSPEAVLMQLGLTAMGRYYNLPVRSGVSATTAIDLDFQCGAESMMTLITGMLGKTDFILNAAGSYGGYNLGSLEKFVLDEENIAYLRRLNEGLNITEKKLNFDLIKKTGPRGNYLSGRTPQDYRQEHYLSKVYVREGGSPIDIIEKNGDLVARARKIINERLESYQLPDVTTTQKKILNKYLPEGYKYEL; from the coding sequence ATGTACCAAAATCGTAATTTGTTTGAAAAGTATGTTACAAAAGATGAAATTGAGTTAATGCATGAATATACCTTGAAAGTTTTATCAGAAGTGGGTGTCATTATTGAAAGTGACATTGCTGTTGAAACTTTCAAGAAACACGGTGCGCGTGTGGAAGGTCAGAAAATTTTTATTGATGAAGATCTATTAAAAAAGGCTTTGTCAACAGCGCCGAAGGAATTTGATATTTACAGTCCTTCCGGTAAAATTACCTTAGGTGAAAGCGCTCCAACCATATGTGCGGGTCCGGTTGCGCCAACGACCATCCAGGATTTTGCAAAAAAGATCTACCGCCCAGCTAACCTGAAGGATGTTGAAGAATACTATATTTTACAGGAAACCAGCGCTGTGATCAATATGCCGACACATGCCTGCCAGAATACGGATGACCTGGACAAAAGCGGGGATGACTTCCATACACCGCAAGTTGCCATGGGACTCAAATACTGTCAGAAACCAATCTATCAAGGAAACACCATTACACCGATTAACTATAAAAAAGGTTCTTTAGTCGAAGCAAACCGTAAGTTAATCAAGCTCCACCAGGAATTTTACGATATCTGGGATAAACCAGTCACCATGTCAAATTGCTGTGTGCTTTCCCCGCTAGCCATTGGTGGTGAAGTTGTTGATACCATTATCGCAGCTGCTGAAGAAAATCAACCCGTTGTCATCATTGCCTGTTCCATGACCAATTTAACCTCTCCGCCGTCACTTGCAGGCGCTATTGTACAGGATAATGCCAATATTCTTGCCGGAATCGCCCTGGCACAGCTGATTAAACCTCGTGTCGGTACAGTTTATGGCTCGGTCACCTCTCCCACCGATATGCGGACTGTCCAGCTTGCGACGGGTTCGCCAGAGGCAGTTCTCATGCAGCTGGGGTTAACCGCCATGGGAAGGTACTACAATTTACCGGTGCGTTCAGGTGTTTCAGCAACTACTGCTATTGACCTTGATTTCCAATGCGGAGCTGAATCCATGATGACTTTGATTACAGGCATGCTTGGAAAAACTGATTTTATTTTAAACGCAGCCGGTAGTTACGGCGGATATAATTTAGGTTCCCTTGAAAAATTTGTTCTAGATGAGGAAAATATCGCTTATTTGAGACGCCTTAACGAAGGGCTGAACATTACGGAAAAGAAACTGAATTTTGACCTGATCAAGAAAACAGGCCCAAGAGGCAATTATTTAAGCGGACGTACGCCGCAGGATTACAGACAGGAGCATTATTTATCGAAGGTGTATGTCCGTGAAGGTGGATCACCCATTGATATTATTGAAAAGAACGGGGATCTTGTAGCGCGTGCCCGAAAGATCATCAATGAACGACTTGAAAGCTATCAGTTACCGGATGTCACAACCACTCAGAAAAAAATATTAAATAAATATTTGCCTGAAGGATACAAATACGAACTCTAA
- a CDS encoding sodium:solute symporter family protein, which yields METRFVIISGALIILDLIICVFIGVRTKGSARNTEDYFIGGKKIGSVLLLLTAWASFSGAGNFIGQAGRGAIYGLEAYWLWFGEGLLGGIVMGFILAPYLARFKYVSMPHYVSDYLCGGDHYVRRIGGLAALMPNVVWPGAQIMGVAYVLAEVFSIDYRIAVIACGIVFVFYTVNGGLKAVIYADALHGSIQMFFAGFVIFFGLKMVNFDFRYLSEQISKIAPEKWDLFVDKPSVIITSFLTGLVGATSNPIFWNRVFAAKDVKTARKSYGLTFFFNILMVFLIIAIGIATLIYNPTVGDQALLWTILNKMPPFVGVFLAVGVVAACMSCADTHLNCAAANIISDILDPEEKLPPEKGVKYAKIATLIAGIIAIFSGLYAPYIYALGTYGYTICGGVLIPMFVVGLIMRDRQSDVSKSEMDIRSARIGITIGVILTLAFELIPLWKAVFGGGVIPAIIGTVLGIIIPNFFYKAALNKNDLSS from the coding sequence ATGGAAACCAGGTTTGTTATTATTTCAGGTGCTTTAATTATTTTAGATTTAATTATCTGCGTTTTTATCGGGGTTCGGACAAAGGGTAGTGCCCGTAACACTGAGGATTATTTTATTGGCGGTAAAAAAATAGGATCAGTGCTGCTTCTTTTAACAGCTTGGGCTAGCTTCAGCGGCGCCGGCAATTTTATCGGCCAGGCCGGAAGAGGCGCAATCTATGGCCTGGAAGCGTACTGGCTCTGGTTTGGAGAGGGGTTGCTTGGCGGTATTGTAATGGGATTTATTTTAGCGCCTTATTTAGCTCGCTTTAAGTATGTTTCCATGCCCCACTATGTTTCTGATTATTTGTGCGGCGGCGACCATTATGTCAGAAGAATCGGAGGACTAGCAGCTCTGATGCCAAATGTTGTCTGGCCTGGAGCACAAATCATGGGTGTTGCCTATGTTTTAGCTGAGGTTTTTAGCATTGATTACCGGATTGCGGTTATTGCCTGCGGTATCGTATTTGTTTTTTATACGGTCAACGGAGGATTGAAAGCGGTTATTTACGCCGATGCGCTTCATGGGAGCATCCAGATGTTTTTTGCAGGTTTTGTGATTTTCTTTGGACTCAAGATGGTTAACTTTGACTTTAGATATCTTAGCGAGCAGATTTCTAAGATTGCTCCTGAAAAATGGGATTTGTTTGTTGATAAACCCTCTGTAATCATTACAAGCTTTTTGACAGGGCTGGTAGGAGCAACATCAAATCCGATTTTTTGGAACCGGGTCTTTGCGGCAAAGGATGTTAAAACCGCCCGAAAATCCTATGGTTTGACCTTCTTTTTTAACATTTTAATGGTGTTTTTAATTATTGCCATTGGTATTGCCACGCTGATTTACAATCCGACGGTTGGTGACCAGGCTCTGCTTTGGACGATCTTAAACAAAATGCCGCCCTTTGTTGGTGTATTCCTGGCTGTCGGTGTAGTAGCAGCCTGCATGTCCTGTGCGGATACACATCTTAACTGCGCAGCTGCGAATATTATTTCAGATATTCTTGACCCGGAGGAAAAGCTGCCGCCGGAAAAGGGTGTCAAATACGCTAAAATTGCAACCTTGATAGCAGGTATCATCGCAATTTTTTCAGGACTTTACGCACCCTATATTTACGCGTTGGGAACTTATGGCTATACCATCTGCGGAGGCGTTTTAATACCCATGTTTGTGGTTGGTTTAATCATGCGTGACCGGCAATCCGATGTATCCAAATCAGAAATGGATATCCGGTCAGCCAGAATCGGCATTACCATTGGCGTCATTCTGACGCTGGCCTTTGAACTCATTCCCTTATGGAAAGCGGTATTCGGCGGCGGTGTCATTCCAGCAATTATCGGTACAGTGTTAGGGATTATTATTCCTAACTTTTTCTACAAAGCTGCCTTAAATAAAAATGATCTATCTTCCTAA
- a CDS encoding RNA polymerase sigma factor: protein MSDTDLGRRFATGGEDELEEIINLYGEKLLRYATAILCDYQEAEDVVQDVFLSAYQNRTAFDGENLSAWLYKITYNRSLNQLKKRRVLYFSEIRNEATSPAEDIGLSDETLRALRRLKPKERALLYGRIMEGQSYEDLALLSGRSPVALRKQYQRAKKKLAAYLTAGHYGKEQKHEYI from the coding sequence ATGAGCGATACAGATCTGGGACGGCGGTTCGCCACCGGCGGAGAGGATGAACTGGAAGAAATAATTAATCTCTACGGCGAAAAACTACTTCGCTATGCTACCGCAATTTTATGCGACTATCAGGAAGCGGAAGATGTGGTACAGGATGTTTTTCTTTCAGCCTATCAAAACCGCACGGCTTTTGACGGCGAGAATCTGTCCGCCTGGCTATATAAAATTACTTATAACCGAAGCCTAAACCAACTGAAAAAACGCAGAGTACTTTATTTTAGCGAAATCCGAAATGAGGCGACTTCGCCTGCTGAAGATATAGGTCTGAGTGATGAGACACTCCGCGCCCTGCGACGACTCAAGCCAAAAGAGCGGGCGCTGCTTTATGGACGGATTATGGAAGGGCAGAGTTATGAGGACCTCGCTCTCCTCTCTGGGCGCTCGCCCGTCGCCCTGCGCAAACAATACCAGCGGGCAAAAAAGAAGCTGGCGGCCTATCTGACCGCTGGGCACTATGGAAAGGAGCAGAAACATGAGTACATTTGA
- a CDS encoding FadR/GntR family transcriptional regulator has translation MAEGINHSSKSLAKTVSEEIINFIINENLNVGDKLPNEFELAAKLGVGRSTVREAIKALISRNVLEIRRGAGTFVSQKLGVADDPLGLTFFKDKHKLALDLIEIRFMIEPRIASLAAMNASDEEIACMTKLCHEVEMLIHAGENHVAKDVEFHTCIASSSKNLVMPNLIPIINTAIALFIDLTHSILKQETIQTHREILEAIKAHQPNKAHDAMLLHLAYNRRSLEKRMLDYNR, from the coding sequence ATGGCTGAAGGAATAAACCATAGCAGTAAGTCTCTGGCAAAAACAGTTTCTGAGGAAATTATCAATTTTATTATAAATGAAAATCTAAATGTAGGAGATAAATTGCCTAATGAGTTTGAGTTGGCAGCAAAACTTGGTGTAGGAAGAAGTACTGTAAGAGAAGCTATTAAAGCCCTGATATCGCGAAATGTTTTAGAAATCAGAAGGGGAGCTGGAACCTTCGTATCCCAGAAATTGGGAGTAGCTGATGATCCCCTTGGGCTGACCTTTTTTAAAGATAAACATAAGCTGGCACTAGATTTGATAGAGATTCGTTTTATGATAGAACCGCGTATCGCATCTCTGGCAGCCATGAATGCCAGCGATGAGGAGATAGCGTGCATGACTAAATTGTGCCATGAGGTTGAAATGCTTATTCATGCCGGCGAAAATCATGTGGCTAAGGATGTAGAGTTTCATACGTGTATTGCAAGCAGCAGTAAAAATTTAGTAATGCCGAATCTGATTCCGATTATTAATACGGCTATTGCTCTTTTTATAGATCTAACCCATAGTATTTTAAAACAGGAAACCATCCAGACCCATCGGGAAATTCTTGAAGCTATCAAGGCACATCAGCCCAATAAGGCTCATGATGCGATGCTTCTGCATCTAGCATATAACCGAAGAAGTCTAGAGAAAAGAATGTTAGATTACAATAGATAA